A stretch of the Bacillus anthracis str. Vollum genome encodes the following:
- a CDS encoding BlaI/MecI/CopY family transcriptional regulator, which translates to MTNQLPKISEAELEIMKVLWLKSPQTANEIIEELEDPMDWKPKTIRTLINRLVQKEAVSYHQDKGRMYAYYPLVSQDNYLQVETKSLLKRFCGAAFKPLLVNFLKEEKLSSEDINELKRLLDEKTEENKRKD; encoded by the coding sequence ATGACAAATCAATTACCTAAAATATCTGAAGCAGAATTAGAAATTATGAAAGTACTTTGGTTGAAATCTCCACAAACAGCAAATGAAATTATAGAAGAACTGGAAGATCCAATGGACTGGAAGCCGAAAACAATCCGCACATTAATTAATCGGTTAGTACAAAAGGAAGCTGTTTCTTACCATCAAGATAAAGGACGTATGTACGCTTATTATCCGTTAGTATCACAAGATAATTATTTGCAAGTGGAAACAAAATCTTTACTAAAGCGTTTTTGCGGTGCAGCGTTTAAACCATTACTTGTCAATTTCTTAAAAGAGGAAAAATTGTCTTCAGAAGATATTAACGAACTAAAACGCCTTTTAGACGAGAAGACTGAGGAGAATAAGAGGAAGGATTGA
- a CDS encoding M56 family metallopeptidase — protein MIDMLINVYLPHFFDWLIETSLMASILVGFILCIKILFRNKLTPRWQYMLWIVLMIRLLLPWSPDSSYSIYSLLSYRSSVSEVIPKNMPSTESKMNIESDRKVELESHAETVTKSGKPEVNVSTEQQITLSLYKIAMYVWLVGVFLLAVITFITNRRLYSYIKKQPDITDEQVVTVFNRCKQSMKMKKAVSLRLAGKIASPTVFSFFRPKVLLSKKHMKVLNEQQLQYVFYHELAHIKRNDVAVNWIMYSLILLNWFNPILWYAYFCMREDQELACDAYALTFIDKEEQIAYGHTIITLLEHYSYQAPSLANLSRNKRTMKRRIVMIKKFQKKSYRLSLLGVIVIVAIASLSLFNVRATEGKEKQEDKVEQSKDAFQNAVDMLYGTEENAKKEYHYSARVYEEKTDYLYLAEKALTKDEFQQYIKLSKKIINIQKKGAPRDSDYESTVFREERLSKADRDKLYALYDQAKPFDDKVYESLNYTVKEAQQHVDFQIKKPTYTIEGYNLKDENVGYFIKRRPELIIELEYTNAKGNYTIYQSQVFGESKDPFSHQFVVPENIEQYELEGNQIFYATDHSDSNLQGMKMIVPAKGKNSAYQVVIINHSLERQGEAVFDKNVNKEELEKIMISMLK, from the coding sequence ATGATAGACATGCTTATAAATGTATACCTTCCTCATTTTTTTGATTGGCTTATAGAAACGTCTCTTATGGCTAGTATATTAGTAGGATTTATTTTATGTATAAAAATACTATTTAGAAATAAATTAACACCCCGGTGGCAATATATGCTGTGGATTGTATTAATGATTAGACTCCTTTTACCATGGTCACCAGATAGCTCTTATAGCATTTATTCATTACTTTCTTATCGTTCTAGTGTATCGGAAGTTATTCCTAAAAATATGCCGTCTACTGAGAGTAAGATGAACATAGAAAGTGACCGTAAAGTGGAATTAGAATCACATGCTGAAACCGTTACAAAAAGTGGTAAACCTGAAGTGAACGTAAGTACGGAGCAACAGATTACATTATCTTTATATAAAATTGCTATGTATGTTTGGTTAGTTGGGGTATTCCTATTAGCAGTTATAACGTTTATTACAAATAGACGTTTATATTCTTACATAAAGAAACAACCGGATATTACGGATGAACAGGTCGTTACGGTGTTTAATCGCTGTAAGCAGTCTATGAAAATGAAGAAGGCAGTTTCATTACGTTTAGCAGGAAAGATTGCGAGTCCAACTGTGTTTAGTTTCTTTCGCCCGAAAGTATTACTATCAAAAAAACATATGAAAGTATTAAATGAGCAACAATTACAATATGTTTTTTACCATGAGTTAGCTCATATTAAAAGAAACGATGTAGCTGTAAATTGGATTATGTACAGTTTAATCCTATTAAATTGGTTCAATCCGATTCTTTGGTACGCCTATTTTTGTATGCGAGAAGATCAAGAATTAGCCTGTGATGCATATGCGCTTACTTTTATAGATAAAGAGGAGCAAATTGCATATGGTCATACAATTATTACCCTTTTAGAACACTATTCCTATCAAGCACCAAGTCTAGCAAATTTAAGTAGAAATAAACGAACAATGAAAAGGAGAATCGTTATGATTAAAAAGTTTCAAAAGAAATCGTATCGTCTTTCTTTACTGGGAGTTATTGTCATAGTTGCTATTGCCTCCCTTTCTTTATTTAACGTACGTGCAACGGAAGGGAAAGAAAAACAAGAGGATAAAGTAGAGCAGTCAAAGGATGCTTTCCAAAATGCTGTAGATATGCTGTATGGTACAGAAGAAAATGCGAAAAAAGAATATCATTATTCAGCAAGAGTGTATGAAGAAAAGACAGATTACTTATATTTAGCTGAAAAAGCTTTAACAAAAGATGAATTTCAGCAGTACATAAAATTATCTAAAAAAATTATTAATATACAGAAAAAAGGTGCTCCGAGAGATTCTGACTACGAGTCAACAGTTTTTAGAGAAGAGCGTTTATCAAAAGCTGATCGTGACAAATTATATGCACTTTATGATCAAGCAAAACCATTTGATGACAAAGTATATGAATCTTTAAATTACACGGTAAAGGAAGCGCAACAACATGTTGATTTTCAAATTAAGAAGCCAACGTACACAATTGAAGGATACAATCTGAAGGATGAAAATGTAGGTTATTTTATTAAGAGAAGACCTGAATTAATTATTGAATTAGAGTATACAAACGCAAAAGGAAACTATACAATTTATCAATCACAAGTATTTGGAGAAAGTAAAGATCCATTTAGTCACCAGTTTGTAGTACCTGAAAATATAGAACAGTACGAATTAGAAGGGAATCAAATATTCTACGCTACTGATCACTCGGATAGTAATTTACAAGGTATGAAGATGATTGTTCCAGCAAAAGGGAAAAATAGTGCATACCAAGTTGTTATTATTAATCATAGTTTAGAGCGTCAAGGAGAAGCGGTATTTGATAAAAATGTAAATAAGGAAGAGTTAGAGAAGATTATGATTTCTATGTTGAAATAA
- a CDS encoding TetR/AcrR family transcriptional regulator gives MAIDRKRSIIEAATKYFSAFGYKATTMDQVAKLANVGKGTIYTFFKNKEELFGEIISNLITEMKQVAENAIRSDVSFFENVHRALYSILEFRKEHQLMIKLIQEERDMGTKEVQEVMQQVDVEIVSVIQSYLKIAIDKGEISKCDPEITAFIMLRLYVSLIFDWEKNHEPLEKEKIAELFELYLLKGLSN, from the coding sequence GTGGCGATAGATCGAAAACGTTCTATTATTGAGGCTGCAACAAAGTATTTTTCAGCATTCGGTTATAAAGCAACAACAATGGATCAAGTAGCGAAGTTAGCGAATGTAGGAAAAGGAACGATTTATACTTTTTTCAAAAATAAAGAAGAGCTATTTGGCGAGATTATTTCTAATTTAATTACAGAAATGAAGCAAGTTGCAGAAAATGCAATTCGTTCAGATGTTTCATTTTTTGAAAATGTACATAGAGCATTATATAGCATATTAGAATTCAGAAAAGAACATCAGCTCATGATTAAGTTAATTCAAGAAGAGCGCGATATGGGAACGAAAGAAGTACAAGAAGTGATGCAACAAGTAGATGTGGAAATCGTTTCTGTCATTCAATCGTATTTAAAGATTGCGATTGATAAAGGTGAAATTAGCAAATGTGATCCAGAAATTACAGCATTTATTATGCTTCGCTTATATGTATCGCTTATTTTTGATTGGGAAAAAAATCATGAACCGCTAGAAAAAGAAAAAATTGCAGAATTATTTGAACTTTATTTATTAAAAGGATTGTCAAACTAA
- a CDS encoding YhgE/Pip domain-containing protein: protein MKGNQLLRKEFTQIIKSKKILIPIIAVLFVPILYAGMFLWAFWDPYKQLDDLPVAVVNLDKGAVFDGKPIEVGKGLVDNLKDNTSFKWEFVSEKEAKKGMEGRKYYMLVRIPDDFSSNATTLLKDEPKPLNLEYIPNESLNFLSSQIGGTAIEKIKGEVASTLTKTYAEKMFDSIQDVSKGLADGAEGASKLHDGSSELHDGSSKVTDGLHTLQGKSGEMKDGVQKLADGSNKLVDGSGKVTAGLNTLNSKSGIGKLQDGSGKVTDGLNTLNSKTGEMQKGISELHDGSEKVTNGLSILVSKTGELKTGTTELSNGMEKLAGGQRQLEEGSQEIQKGLQELNNKVQSSVAGLGEMQSKVPSILNTVNEKIDGAGANVNQLNELTQSTAGDAKNATQDVANLQKQIESLPKEYQEQLQPFITNAVKSTATVQQKAAGVAGGTNKLNEEVKQLKGEISEKKSGMQSKMPNPEDVGNLTSGIKKLTNAQNEFVSKFHGLGEGLGNAKVGVDRLKNGSGQLIDGVNQLFDGSGKVTEGLGTLSVGANQMAGGINQLADGSSQVTGGLGTLSVGVTKLADGSDQVTTGIGTLNGGLNKMSTGSTQLIDGVNKLADGSGKVTDGLVKVNDGSGELAEKLGEGAEKTGEVKGTDKTYDMFASPVKVKTEKMAEVPNYGTGFTPYFLSLGLFVGALLLSIVYPLRDTVGIPKSGFSWFISKFGVLLSVGVIQAVVADVILLFGLGVEVQSIPYFILFSIVTSLAFIALIQCLVTAFGDAGRFIAIITLIIQLTTSAGTFPLELIPKFLQPFNAWLPMTYSVSGLKAVVSSGDFNFMWQNIGILMIFIVVLSLGTIASLTWMHKRQFKNIAENQSVEA, encoded by the coding sequence ATGAAAGGAAATCAGTTACTTCGTAAAGAGTTCACACAAATTATAAAAAGTAAAAAAATATTAATTCCAATTATCGCGGTTCTATTCGTACCAATTTTATATGCAGGTATGTTTTTATGGGCCTTTTGGGATCCGTATAAACAGTTAGATGATTTACCAGTTGCGGTAGTCAATTTAGATAAAGGGGCAGTATTTGATGGGAAACCAATTGAGGTCGGAAAAGGGCTCGTTGATAATTTAAAAGATAATACCAGCTTTAAATGGGAATTTGTAAGTGAAAAAGAAGCGAAAAAAGGAATGGAAGGCAGAAAGTATTACATGTTAGTACGCATTCCAGATGACTTCTCAAGTAACGCTACAACATTATTAAAAGATGAACCAAAACCATTAAACTTAGAATATATTCCAAACGAAAGCTTAAACTTCTTATCTTCACAAATTGGCGGAACAGCCATTGAAAAAATTAAAGGTGAAGTAGCAAGTACGTTAACGAAAACATATGCAGAGAAAATGTTTGATTCCATTCAAGACGTCTCAAAAGGATTAGCAGATGGGGCGGAAGGAGCAAGTAAACTACATGACGGATCAAGTGAGTTGCATGATGGTTCAAGTAAAGTAACGGATGGACTTCATACACTTCAAGGGAAGTCTGGGGAGATGAAGGATGGAGTTCAGAAATTAGCAGATGGATCTAATAAATTAGTAGATGGGTCAGGAAAAGTGACAGCAGGTTTAAATACGTTAAATAGCAAAAGCGGTATAGGGAAATTACAAGATGGATCCGGAAAAGTAACAGACGGTTTAAATACGTTAAATAGTAAAACCGGTGAAATGCAAAAAGGAATTAGTGAATTGCATGATGGATCTGAGAAAGTAACTAACGGTTTGAGCATATTGGTAAGTAAAACAGGTGAATTAAAAACAGGAACAACTGAACTATCAAATGGTATGGAAAAACTTGCGGGAGGGCAAAGGCAATTAGAGGAAGGTTCTCAAGAGATTCAAAAGGGTTTGCAAGAGTTAAATAATAAAGTACAAAGCTCTGTTGCAGGATTAGGGGAAATGCAGTCGAAAGTTCCTTCTATATTGAATACAGTAAATGAGAAAATAGATGGAGCTGGGGCGAATGTAAATCAGTTAAATGAACTTACACAATCAACAGCAGGAGATGCAAAAAATGCAACGCAAGATGTAGCGAATTTACAAAAGCAAATTGAAAGTTTACCAAAAGAATATCAAGAGCAGTTACAACCATTCATAACAAATGCGGTAAAAAGTACAGCGACAGTTCAGCAAAAAGCTGCCGGAGTAGCAGGCGGAACAAATAAATTAAATGAAGAAGTAAAACAATTAAAAGGCGAAATCAGTGAAAAGAAAAGTGGGATGCAAAGTAAAATGCCGAATCCAGAAGATGTAGGAAATTTAACGAGTGGTATTAAAAAATTAACGAATGCACAAAACGAATTTGTAAGTAAGTTTCATGGATTAGGTGAAGGGTTAGGTAATGCTAAAGTAGGTGTAGATCGATTAAAAAACGGATCAGGGCAATTAATTGATGGGGTAAATCAATTGTTTGATGGATCTGGAAAGGTAACAGAAGGCTTAGGAACATTATCTGTAGGAGCAAACCAAATGGCAGGTGGAATAAATCAATTAGCAGATGGCTCAAGCCAAGTGACAGGCGGTTTAGGAACATTATCTGTAGGGGTAACAAAATTAGCAGATGGATCTGATCAAGTAACAACTGGCATAGGTACTCTAAATGGTGGTCTAAATAAAATGTCAACCGGCTCAACCCAGCTAATCGACGGAGTTAATAAACTAGCGGACGGTTCCGGAAAAGTAACGGATGGCCTCGTAAAAGTAAACGATGGTTCAGGTGAACTTGCTGAGAAACTTGGCGAAGGGGCAGAGAAAACTGGTGAAGTAAAAGGAACGGATAAAACGTATGATATGTTTGCAAGTCCTGTAAAAGTGAAGACGGAGAAAATGGCGGAAGTTCCAAACTACGGAACTGGATTCACACCGTATTTCTTATCACTCGGTTTATTCGTTGGGGCATTACTATTATCAATCGTATATCCATTACGTGATACAGTTGGCATTCCAAAATCAGGGTTTAGCTGGTTTATTAGTAAGTTCGGCGTTTTACTATCAGTCGGTGTTATTCAAGCGGTAGTAGCTGATGTTATATTACTGTTCGGATTAGGTGTAGAAGTACAAAGTATTCCATACTTCATACTCTTTAGCATCGTTACAAGTTTAGCGTTTATCGCATTAATTCAATGTTTAGTAACAGCATTCGGTGATGCAGGGCGTTTCATCGCTATCATCACATTAATTATTCAGCTTACAACAAGTGCTGGAACATTCCCGCTAGAATTGATTCCGAAGTTTTTACAACCATTTAATGCTTGGTTACCGATGACATACTCTGTATCTGGATTGAAAGCAGTCGTATCTAGCGGAGACTTTAACTTCATGTGGCAAAACATAGGAATACTCATGATTTTCATCGTTGTATTATCACTTGGAACAATCGCTTCATTAACGTGGATGCATAAACGACAGTTTAAAAATATTGCTGAAAATCAATCGGTTGAAGCATAG
- a CDS encoding DUF2087 domain-containing protein, producing MTESEMKFRDATIRNFFDKEDRLKSIPGQKKKKLVLLEHLISKLNAANQYTEKEMNTFIKQYHDDFCTIRREFIVHGFMDREANMYHINGREVWTKWEELK from the coding sequence ATGACTGAAAGTGAAATGAAATTTAGGGATGCGACCATTCGTAACTTTTTTGATAAAGAGGATCGTTTAAAATCGATTCCAGGTCAAAAGAAGAAAAAACTAGTATTGTTGGAGCATTTAATTAGCAAGTTAAATGCTGCTAATCAATATACAGAAAAAGAAATGAATACATTTATCAAACAATATCATGATGATTTTTGTACAATTAGACGTGAATTTATTGTACATGGGTTTATGGATAGAGAGGCTAATATGTACCATATAAACGGGAGAGAAGTTTGGACGAAGTGGGAGGAGTTAAAATAA
- a CDS encoding PH domain-containing protein, with translation MNPILTTAKQLLHKEETILSTLNCSLTGYMITYNVPYPGMLLTTNRRLLFFSQYKNTLIAEFDYEKILSIETKRRIFDKKIIFYYEDEYITLGYITSSNIEEFIDLLRRKCKISTNS, from the coding sequence ATGAATCCAATTTTAACCACTGCAAAACAACTATTACATAAAGAAGAAACAATTTTATCCACTTTAAATTGTTCACTTACTGGCTATATGATTACGTATAATGTTCCGTATCCAGGCATGCTACTTACTACTAATAGAAGACTTCTCTTTTTTAGCCAATATAAAAACACATTAATTGCCGAATTTGATTATGAAAAAATTCTATCCATAGAAACGAAGAGACGAATCTTTGATAAAAAAATAATATTTTACTACGAAGATGAATATATAACACTGGGATACATTACAAGTTCAAATATTGAAGAATTCATAGACTTACTACGCAGGAAATGCAAGATTAGCACAAACTCATAA
- a CDS encoding GNAT family N-acetyltransferase, producing the protein MIRLAKETDAEAIMDIRKEIILSKTTTKFFIVSPKKLPNDTNAEREKIRKSNEKGNLYIVYEIDNKVVGFLLFNRYELDRLRHAGTMGIKEAYCNQGIGTKLIEFLIRWAKEQNGLEKICLGVVSVNDRAIKVYKRMGFVEEGRQRKQIKYEDGSYGDDVLMGFYID; encoded by the coding sequence ATGATACGATTAGCAAAAGAGACTGATGCAGAAGCAATTATGGATATTAGAAAAGAAATTATATTATCGAAAACTACTACAAAGTTTTTCATAGTATCTCCAAAGAAATTACCAAATGATACGAATGCAGAAAGAGAAAAGATACGGAAAAGTAATGAGAAAGGCAATCTTTACATAGTTTATGAAATAGATAATAAGGTGGTTGGCTTTTTACTGTTCAATCGATATGAGCTAGACCGCTTACGACATGCAGGTACAATGGGAATTAAGGAGGCGTACTGTAATCAAGGCATTGGTACGAAGTTAATTGAATTTCTTATTCGTTGGGCTAAAGAGCAGAATGGTTTAGAGAAAATTTGCTTAGGCGTAGTTTCTGTTAATGATAGGGCGATTAAGGTGTACAAACGTATGGGATTTGTAGAAGAAGGCAGACAAAGAAAGCAAATTAAATATGAAGATGGATCATATGGGGATGACGTATTGATGGGGTTTTATATTGATTAA
- a CDS encoding LacI family DNA-binding transcriptional regulator produces MSTIEDVAKLAGLSRTTVSRVINNHPYVSDEKKKRVQLAMKHLGFVPNSAARRLRKQKTETIAVLVPRITNPFFSRFIEAIEIAASEHKYKLIICQTRYLPEKEMEYLQLLSTKQVDGIILCSLENPWEDVEPYLQHGPIVLCNEYIEEANIPTVKFDHAQGAYIAAKHVLEQGYRNLIFCRGNETKVVSQQRKMGFLRAITEKSRQVEAIDFLENAFSWEDGKRIFHEVLKDKKNPTAILAGGDEVAAGIISEAKRHNWSIPDDLAVIGFDNQILSQITEPGITTIEQPIDEMARKVVDLMMDKIHTKNYRKKELYEFELELLV; encoded by the coding sequence GTGTCGACTATAGAGGACGTGGCGAAATTAGCGGGGTTATCAAGGACAACGGTTTCTAGGGTGATTAATAATCATCCATATGTTTCAGATGAGAAGAAAAAAAGGGTTCAATTAGCAATGAAGCATTTAGGCTTTGTTCCTAATTCTGCGGCGAGAAGGCTTCGTAAACAAAAAACGGAAACAATTGCGGTGCTAGTTCCAAGGATTACAAATCCTTTCTTCAGTAGATTTATTGAAGCAATCGAGATTGCTGCTTCTGAACATAAATATAAACTGATTATTTGTCAAACAAGATATTTACCGGAAAAAGAGATGGAGTATTTACAATTATTATCTACGAAACAAGTGGATGGGATTATTCTATGTTCATTAGAAAATCCGTGGGAAGATGTAGAGCCATACTTACAACACGGTCCAATCGTGTTATGTAATGAATATATTGAGGAAGCAAATATTCCAACAGTGAAGTTTGATCATGCGCAAGGAGCATACATAGCTGCGAAGCATGTGTTAGAACAAGGATATCGTAATCTTATTTTTTGCCGTGGTAACGAAACCAAAGTTGTTAGCCAACAGCGAAAAATGGGCTTTTTACGTGCCATAACGGAAAAGAGCCGCCAAGTAGAAGCGATCGATTTTCTTGAAAACGCTTTCTCTTGGGAAGATGGCAAACGAATATTCCATGAAGTATTGAAAGACAAAAAAAATCCTACCGCGATTTTGGCAGGAGGCGATGAGGTAGCAGCTGGAATTATTTCAGAGGCGAAACGCCATAATTGGAGCATTCCAGATGATCTCGCTGTTATCGGTTTTGATAATCAAATTTTATCACAGATTACAGAACCAGGTATTACGACAATTGAACAGCCAATCGATGAGATGGCCCGAAAAGTTGTCGACCTAATGATGGATAAAATCCATACGAAAAATTATCGAAAAAAAGAATTGTATGAGTTTGAACTGGAGCTCTTGGTGTAA
- the yhfH gene encoding protein YhfH has translation MIDQPMEFFRNLPTKTCAHCGKEIDEQHEAYHNKCDDCVHEE, from the coding sequence ATGATCGATCAACCAATGGAGTTTTTCAGAAATTTACCGACGAAAACTTGTGCGCACTGCGGGAAAGAAATTGACGAGCAGCACGAAGCTTACCATAACAAATGTGATGACTGCGTTCACGAAGAATAG
- a CDS encoding MBL fold metallo-hydrolase, with protein MKMTVVGFWGGFPEAGEATSGYLFEHDGFRLLVDCGSGVLAQLQKYITPSDIDAVVLSHYHHDHVADIGVLQYARLITSATKGQLPELPIYGHTFDENGFHSLTHEPHTKGIPYNPEETLQIGPFSISFLKTVHPVTCFAMRITAGNDIVVYSADSSYIPEFIPFTKDADLFICECNMYAHQEAAKAGHMNSTEVASIAKDANVKELLLTHLPHTGNPADLVTEAKQIFSGHITLAHSGYVWNS; from the coding sequence ATGAAAATGACTGTTGTCGGCTTTTGGGGCGGCTTTCCAGAAGCGGGAGAAGCAACGTCGGGGTATTTGTTTGAACACGATGGTTTTCGTTTACTTGTAGACTGTGGTAGTGGTGTACTAGCACAGCTTCAAAAATATATAACACCATCTGATATAGATGCAGTTGTACTTTCGCATTATCATCACGATCATGTTGCAGACATTGGGGTATTGCAATATGCGAGACTAATTACGAGTGCGACAAAGGGACAACTACCGGAACTACCAATATACGGTCATACATTTGATGAGAATGGATTCCATTCTTTAACGCATGAACCGCATACGAAAGGAATCCCGTACAATCCAGAAGAAACACTTCAAATTGGACCGTTCTCGATTTCATTCTTAAAAACTGTTCATCCTGTTACATGCTTTGCGATGCGTATTACAGCAGGTAATGATATCGTAGTGTACAGCGCTGATTCCAGTTATATTCCTGAATTTATTCCATTCACGAAAGATGCTGATTTGTTCATTTGTGAGTGTAATATGTATGCACATCAAGAGGCTGCAAAAGCGGGACATATGAATAGTACAGAAGTAGCAAGTATTGCGAAAGATGCAAATGTAAAAGAACTTTTATTAACGCACTTACCGCATACAGGCAATCCAGCTGATTTAGTAACAGAAGCAAAACAAATTTTCAGTGGCCATATTACGTTAGCGCATAGTGGCTACGTATGGAACTCATGA
- a CDS encoding lipoate--protein ligase — protein sequence MLFIDNKGITDPRINLAIEEYCVKNLDINETYLLFYINEPSIIIGKNQNTVEEINADYVKEKGIHVVRRLSGGGAVYHDLGNLNFSFITKDDGDSFSNFKKFTEPVTKALGKLGVNAELSGRNDILAEGRKISGNAQFSTKGRMFSHGTLLFDSEIDHVVSALKVKMDKIQSKGIKSIRSRVANITEFLNEEMTTEEFRQLLLETIFEGETEIPTYELTEEDWKEIHKLSEERYRNWDWNYGKSPKFNLQHSHRFPVGQVDVRLEVKKGTVTECKIYGDFFGSLDVHDIEERLTGVQFDKDAFTTALEGVDIARYFGNITTEDFLHLFF from the coding sequence ATGTTATTTATTGATAATAAAGGGATTACAGATCCTAGAATAAACTTAGCGATTGAAGAATATTGTGTGAAGAATTTAGATATTAACGAAACATATTTACTGTTCTACATTAATGAGCCTTCGATTATTATTGGTAAAAACCAAAACACAGTAGAAGAAATTAATGCAGATTACGTAAAAGAAAAAGGTATTCATGTCGTTCGTCGTCTATCAGGCGGAGGCGCAGTATATCATGATTTAGGAAACTTAAACTTCAGCTTTATTACGAAAGATGATGGGGACAGTTTCAGTAACTTCAAAAAATTCACCGAGCCTGTAACGAAAGCGCTTGGTAAATTAGGCGTAAATGCAGAACTAAGTGGTCGTAATGACATTTTAGCTGAAGGCAGAAAAATTTCAGGTAACGCGCAGTTCTCAACGAAAGGTCGTATGTTCAGTCACGGTACGTTACTATTTGACTCTGAAATCGATCACGTCGTATCAGCGTTAAAAGTAAAAATGGATAAAATTCAATCAAAAGGAATTAAATCAATTCGTAGCCGCGTTGCGAACATTACAGAGTTCTTAAACGAAGAAATGACGACAGAAGAGTTTAGACAACTTCTTCTAGAAACAATTTTTGAAGGAGAGACAGAAATCCCAACGTATGAATTAACAGAAGAGGATTGGAAAGAAATCCACAAACTTTCTGAAGAGCGCTACCGCAATTGGGACTGGAACTACGGAAAATCTCCGAAGTTCAACTTACAACATTCACACCGCTTCCCAGTTGGACAAGTTGACGTTCGTCTTGAAGTGAAAAAAGGAACAGTAACAGAATGCAAAATTTACGGTGACTTCTTCGGTTCACTAGATGTGCATGATATTGAAGAACGTCTAACAGGCGTACAATTTGATAAAGATGCATTCACTACAGCTTTAGAAGGCGTAGATATCGCACGTTACTTCGGTAATATTACAACAGAAGATTTCTTACATTTGTTCTTCTAA
- a CDS encoding lipoprotein, which produces MKRVMYVVLLLSFVIGMTACNDETSSSRTLLSIGKPAKDNVIYFTHTDNKRKIQEIQDMFQNKKWKRNETFSTVNKTPDVVFSIDEDNTGLPALYVTVYFHEDGADVLNLYGEYTSFNKQELAMLREKMSAYYPKMIFGLVS; this is translated from the coding sequence ATGAAAAGAGTAATGTACGTTGTATTATTACTTAGCTTTGTCATTGGAATGACAGCTTGTAACGATGAAACGTCCTCAAGTCGTACACTTTTATCTATTGGAAAACCAGCGAAAGATAATGTTATATATTTTACGCATACAGATAACAAGCGAAAGATACAGGAAATACAAGACATGTTTCAAAATAAGAAGTGGAAAAGAAATGAAACATTCAGCACTGTTAATAAAACACCAGATGTCGTCTTTTCAATAGATGAAGACAATACAGGGTTACCGGCACTATATGTTACGGTGTATTTTCATGAAGATGGAGCGGACGTTCTTAACTTGTACGGGGAGTATACGAGTTTCAATAAACAAGAACTTGCAATGCTGAGAGAAAAGATGAGTGCATATTATCCTAAAATGATTTTTGGTCTAGTTTCATAA